Genomic DNA from Deltaproteobacteria bacterium GWC2_65_14:
AATCAGCCGGTCCGACGCGCCGGGTGCGAGGTTCACGTACTTGTCCCCGATCAGGCCCCGGGTCCGGATGGAGGCGATGGCGTCCTCCTGGACCCTGGTCCCCGCGCGGATCTTCATCAGGACGTCGGCCTTGAACCCGTCGAGAGTGATCGCATCCACCTTCCCGACCTCGACGCCGGCGATCTCCACGCTGGCCCCTTTCTTCAACCCCGAGGCCGAAGCGAAATCCGC
This window encodes:
- a CDS encoding outer membrane lipid asymmetry maintenance protein MlaD, which encodes MKRGTLETAVGLFVLFGLACLAWLSIKLGKLEIVGGDYVPVHADFASASGLKKGASVEIAGVEVGKVDAITLDGFKADVLMKIRAGTRVQEDAIASIRTRGLIGDKYVNLAPGASDRLIPPGGRIRETESSVDLEELIGKFIHGSAR